The following proteins come from a genomic window of Anguilla rostrata isolate EN2019 chromosome 17, ASM1855537v3, whole genome shotgun sequence:
- the slc25a17 gene encoding peroxisomal membrane protein PMP34 has product MSSEKLAEVFTYESLVHAVAGAVGSVTAMTVFFPLDTARLRLQVDEKRKARSTPAVLAEIIKEEGLLAPYRGWFPVICSLCCSNFVYFYCFHSLKATWLRGQSSTPGRDLLLGIAAGVVNVLVTTPLWVVNTRLKLQGAKFRNTDIRPTHYTGIIDAFSKIVRDEGAVALWNGTFPSLLLVLNPAIQFMIYEGLKRQLRRGVHRELSSLEVFFIGAIAKAIATTVTYPLQTVQSILRFGQHRQPTERSRILSSLRNVMYLLLNRVRKNGILGLFKGLEAKLLQTVLTAALMFLLYEKIASSTFRVMGVRRPASSR; this is encoded by the exons ATGAGCTCCGAAAAACTCGCTGAGGTGTTCACATATGAGAGTCTTGTACATGCTGTCGCTGGTGCAGTG gGGAGCGTGACGGCGATGACAGTTTTCTTCCCCCTGGACACTGCCAGACTGCGGCTTCAGG TGGATGAGAAGAGGAAAGCCAGGTCCACTCCTGCAGTTCTGGCTGAAATTATCAAAGAAGAAGGGCT ccTGGCTCCCTACCGAGGCTGGTTTCCTGTCATCTGCAGCCTCTGCTGCTCCAACTTCGTCTACTTCTACTGCTTCCACAGCTTAAAGGCGACCTGGCTGAGGGGTCAGAGCTCAACCCCGGGCCGAGACCTGCTCCTAGGCATTGCCGCAG gtgTAGTAAATGTACTTGTCACCACTCCTCTTTGGGTTGTCAACACTCGGCTCAAGCTGCAGGGGGCGAAGTTTCGGAACACGGACATCCGTCCCACTCACTACACTGGCATCATAG ATGCCTTTTCAAAGATTGTTCGGGATGAGGGGGCGGTGGCTCTCTGGAACGGGaccttcccctccctgctgctggtgctgaaCCCAGCCATCCAGTTTATGATCTACGAGGGGCTGAAGAGACAGCTGAGGAGGGGGGTACACagagag CTCTCCTCTCTGGAGGTGTTCTTCATCGGAGCCATCGCCAAGGCCATCGCCACTACAGTCACATACCCCCTGCAGACTGTGCAGTCCATTCTCAGA TTTGGCCAGCACAGGCAGCCCACAGAAAGATCTCGTATCTTGAGCAGCCTGAGGAATGTGATGTACCTGCTGCTCAACAGAGTCAG gaAAAATGGCATTCTGGGATTGTTCAAGGGTCTGGAAGCTAAACTCTTACAGACTGTCCTCACCGCCGCACTGATGTTCCTCCTCTATGAGAAGATAGCCAGCAGCACCTTCAGGGTGATGGGGGTTAGGAGGCCTGCGTCCAGCCGCTAA